A DNA window from Capnocytophaga sp. ARDL2 contains the following coding sequences:
- the tsaE gene encoding tRNA (adenosine(37)-N6)-threonylcarbamoyltransferase complex ATPase subunit type 1 TsaE, translating to MFKQQYKLEELPKIAQLLIGNLKYSVVAFHAEMGSGKTTLIKEIIKQLGVKDEVSSPTFSIVNSYQNEEGKDIFHFDMYRIEDEEEAYDFGIEEYLDSENLCLIEWPERIESILDFPHHKVSIAINEDFSRTIKFE from the coding sequence ATGTTCAAACAACAATATAAATTAGAAGAATTACCAAAAATAGCCCAACTACTTATTGGAAATCTCAAGTATTCAGTTGTGGCATTTCACGCAGAAATGGGGTCTGGAAAAACCACCCTTATTAAAGAAATCATCAAACAATTGGGAGTGAAAGACGAAGTAAGTAGTCCTACTTTTTCCATTGTAAATTCGTATCAAAACGAAGAAGGAAAAGATATTTTTCACTTTGATATGTACCGTATCGAAGACGAAGAAGAAGCCTATGATTTTGGAATAGAAGAATATTTAGATTCGGAAAATTTGTGTTTGATCGAATGGCCAGAACGTATCGAAAGTATATTGGATTTTCCACATCATAAAGTAAGTATTGCAATCAATGAAGATTTTTCTCGCACCATAAAATTTGAATAA
- a CDS encoding PglZ domain-containing protein gives MSNQIKILWVDDEIELLKPHILFLEKKKYSVQTASNGMDAIELFKNENFDIVFLDENMPGLSGLETLSEMKEIKSQVPMIMITKSEEEYIMDEAIGSKIADYLIKPVNPNQILLSLKKNLDTSRLVSEKTSLDYQKEFRNISMELNNARTHQEWAEIYKKMVFWEMQLEDTKDANLLEILASQKVEANNLFGRFVEKNYENWINDDDDAPLFSHQLFKECVIPELKKNQKVLFLVIDNLRYDQWKALEQTITEYYKIDQEKMYYSILPTATQYARNAIFSGLTPLEMEKQYPQYWKNDVDEGGKNLFEEEFLLGQISRNRLDITPKYIKITSLKDGKKFAVHFKSHREKKLVALVYNFVDMISHAKTEMDVIKELANDDKAYRSLTKSWFINSPLFDIIKQAHYYDFKLILTTDHGTINCKNPSQVIGDKQTSHNLRYKTGRSLTYEEKDVYVVKDPKKIQLPAINISSSFIFAKNDFFLAYANNFNHYVGLFRNTYQHGGISLEEMIVPIVTLSPRKQVKLSQIPQIYTE, from the coding sequence ATGAGCAATCAAATAAAAATACTTTGGGTAGATGACGAAATCGAATTACTCAAACCCCACATTCTCTTTTTAGAAAAGAAAAAATATTCTGTACAGACGGCGTCCAACGGTATGGATGCTATCGAACTTTTTAAAAACGAAAACTTTGATATAGTCTTTTTAGACGAAAATATGCCAGGTTTGAGTGGTTTGGAAACACTTTCTGAAATGAAAGAAATCAAATCGCAAGTGCCGATGATTATGATTACCAAAAGTGAGGAAGAATACATTATGGACGAAGCAATTGGTTCAAAAATTGCCGATTACCTCATTAAACCGGTCAATCCAAACCAAATTTTGTTGAGTTTAAAGAAAAATCTCGATACTTCTCGTTTGGTTTCTGAAAAAACTTCGCTCGATTATCAAAAAGAATTTCGCAATATTTCGATGGAGCTCAACAATGCTCGTACGCATCAAGAGTGGGCGGAAATATACAAAAAAATGGTGTTTTGGGAAATGCAATTAGAAGATACCAAAGATGCCAATTTGTTGGAAATTCTCGCTTCGCAAAAAGTGGAAGCCAATAATCTCTTTGGACGATTTGTGGAAAAAAATTACGAAAATTGGATCAATGACGACGACGATGCACCGCTTTTTTCTCACCAATTGTTCAAGGAATGTGTGATTCCCGAGTTGAAAAAAAATCAAAAAGTATTGTTTTTGGTGATTGACAATTTGCGTTACGACCAATGGAAAGCTCTGGAACAGACCATTACCGAATATTACAAAATAGACCAAGAAAAAATGTATTATTCCATTTTGCCAACCGCTACTCAGTATGCAAGAAATGCGATTTTCTCTGGTCTTACGCCTTTGGAAATGGAAAAGCAATATCCACAATATTGGAAAAATGATGTGGACGAAGGTGGAAAAAATCTTTTTGAAGAAGAATTTCTCTTGGGACAAATCAGCAGAAATCGATTGGATATTACCCCTAAATATATAAAAATCACCTCGTTGAAAGATGGTAAAAAGTTTGCCGTACATTTCAAATCGCACCGAGAAAAAAAATTGGTTGCTTTGGTGTACAATTTTGTAGATATGATTTCGCATGCCAAAACCGAAATGGATGTCATCAAAGAATTGGCAAATGATGACAAGGCATATCGCTCATTGACAAAGAGTTGGTTTATCAATTCGCCATTGTTTGACATTATCAAACAGGCACATTATTACGATTTTAAATTGATTTTGACTACCGACCACGGAACGATTAATTGTAAAAATCCATCGCAGGTAATCGGCGACAAACAGACAAGTCATAATTTGAGATACAAAACCGGTCGTTCACTCACTTACGAAGAAAAAGATGTTTATGTGGTAAAAGACCCTAAAAAAATACAATTACCTGCAATAAATATCAGTAGTTCGTTTATTTTTGCAAAAAATGATTTCTTTTTAGCCTATGCAAACAATTTCAATCACTATGTGGGATTGTTTAGAAATACCTATCAACACGGAGGGATTTCGCTCGAAGAAATGATTGTACCAATTGTTACATTAAGCCCAAGGAAGCAAGTGAAGCTCTCGCAGATTCCTCAGATTTACACGGAATAA
- a CDS encoding alanine dehydrogenase: MSILSPLAEAAAIPLEEKLYVSKKKKALHIGILKEDFSVEKRVCLSPDAVGMLVNAGHRVKVESQAGDGANFTDVEYSEAGAEIVFSKEEVMKCPLILKVAPPTIQEIDLMTPKSTLISALQIKLQSKEWLQKLAKKKITALAFELIQDKTDAYPFLNSLSEIAGIASIHIANEWMSNYHQGKGLLLGNITGVPSTEIVVLGAGTVGEYACKTALAMGIYPKVFDNSIHRLKRLQKNLGVTLTTSTIQEKPLTKALRRCDVLIAAVNGENRAQMIVSEEMVQKMKKGAVIIDVAIDNGGCVETSEVTSHQKPVIEKYGVLHYGVPNISSRYARTASMAISNLLSPFVLNIAENGGLEDYLQHDYYFRTGVYLYHGILVNAIVGKWFDTDSKDLNLFFIQ; the protein is encoded by the coding sequence ATGTCAATATTATCGCCATTGGCAGAAGCCGCAGCTATCCCTTTAGAAGAGAAATTGTATGTTTCTAAAAAGAAAAAAGCACTGCACATCGGAATTCTTAAAGAGGATTTTTCGGTAGAAAAACGCGTGTGTTTATCGCCCGATGCGGTCGGCATGCTCGTAAACGCTGGACACAGAGTAAAAGTAGAATCTCAAGCAGGAGATGGAGCCAATTTTACTGATGTGGAATACAGCGAGGCAGGAGCTGAAATCGTTTTTTCTAAGGAAGAAGTGATGAAATGTCCGTTGATTTTGAAAGTAGCACCGCCTACGATTCAAGAAATTGACTTAATGACACCGAAAAGTACTTTGATTTCGGCTTTGCAAATTAAATTGCAATCGAAAGAATGGTTGCAAAAATTGGCAAAAAAGAAAATCACAGCTTTGGCTTTTGAGTTGATTCAAGACAAAACCGATGCCTATCCGTTTCTCAATTCACTCAGTGAAATTGCTGGAATTGCCTCGATTCATATTGCCAACGAATGGATGAGCAATTATCATCAAGGGAAAGGATTGCTTTTGGGAAATATCACCGGAGTTCCCTCGACAGAAATTGTGGTTTTAGGAGCAGGAACCGTGGGAGAATATGCTTGTAAAACAGCATTGGCTATGGGGATTTATCCCAAAGTTTTTGACAATTCGATTCACCGATTAAAGCGTTTGCAGAAAAATCTAGGGGTAACACTGACCACATCTACCATTCAAGAAAAACCATTGACCAAAGCCTTGCGTCGTTGCGATGTATTGATTGCAGCTGTAAATGGTGAAAATCGAGCTCAAATGATTGTAAGTGAAGAAATGGTGCAAAAAATGAAAAAAGGAGCGGTGATTATCGATGTAGCTATCGACAACGGAGGTTGTGTAGAAACTTCTGAGGTAACTTCGCATCAAAAACCAGTAATCGAAAAATACGGCGTGTTGCACTACGGCGTTCCGAATATCTCCTCGAGATATGCACGTACAGCAAGTATGGCAATAAGTAATTTGCTGTCGCCTTTTGTGTTGAACATAGCCGAAAATGGTGGTTTGGAAGATTATTTACAACACGATTATTACTTCCGTACAGGGGTTTATCTGTACCATGGGATATTGGTAAACGCCATAGTAGGGAAGTGGTTTGATACCGATTCAAAAGATTTGAATTTGTTTTTTATACAGTAA
- a CDS encoding shikimate kinase yields the protein MSQKIILTGYMGVGKSTIGRHLAAKLQLTFIDLDSYIEEKYQLPISEIFQTKGEIFFRKQEHLALLELVDSPQSMIISLGGGTPCYANNHLLLQREDVASFYLKSNVKELVKRLQKSKKKRPLLQSVDDLYSFVGPHLLERNYFYSFAKHTVNADRPIPVIVDELFHFLQ from the coding sequence ATGAGTCAAAAAATCATACTTACGGGATATATGGGGGTAGGTAAATCTACCATTGGCAGACATTTGGCAGCGAAATTACAGTTGACTTTTATCGATTTGGATAGCTACATAGAAGAAAAATATCAATTGCCTATATCCGAAATCTTTCAAACCAAAGGAGAGATTTTCTTTAGAAAACAAGAGCATTTAGCCTTATTAGAATTAGTAGATTCTCCTCAATCGATGATTATTTCATTAGGCGGAGGCACCCCTTGTTATGCAAACAATCATTTGTTGTTACAAAGAGAGGATGTAGCGTCTTTTTATTTAAAATCAAATGTAAAAGAGTTGGTAAAAAGATTGCAAAAATCAAAAAAAAAACGTCCTTTGTTGCAATCTGTTGATGATTTGTACAGCTTTGTTGGACCTCATTTGTTGGAGAGAAATTACTTTTATAGTTTTGCCAAACACACGGTAAATGCTGATAGACCCATACCAGTAATTGTGGACGAATTGTTTCATTTTTTACAATAA
- a CDS encoding trimeric intracellular cation channel family protein encodes MDIFYIVDLIGVFVFAISGALAARDKKLDLFGIFIIAFVTGLGGGTLRDVMLGRTPVFWMQAPVYVSIVFLGFLFAVIFRKKKHHFKKPLLVFDTIGIAFFTIIGTEIALSFHYPLHYTIVVAIGVMSACFGGVIRDILCNEIPIIFHKEIYAIPCVLGSLMFVGIKEISFLHEYTSLISILFIIVFRYIVIKKSLELPKID; translated from the coding sequence ATGGACATTTTTTATATTGTAGATCTTATTGGAGTTTTTGTTTTTGCTATTTCTGGGGCATTGGCTGCTCGTGATAAAAAACTGGATTTGTTTGGTATTTTTATCATAGCCTTTGTTACAGGATTGGGTGGTGGCACTTTGCGAGATGTGATGTTGGGTCGCACACCGGTATTTTGGATGCAAGCACCTGTCTATGTTTCCATTGTATTTTTAGGATTTTTATTTGCCGTAATTTTCCGCAAAAAAAAGCATCATTTCAAAAAGCCCTTATTGGTTTTCGATACCATCGGAATTGCTTTTTTTACCATCATCGGTACCGAAATCGCCTTGTCGTTTCACTATCCTTTGCACTATACCATTGTTGTAGCCATTGGGGTTATGAGTGCGTGTTTTGGTGGGGTGATTCGAGATATTTTATGCAACGAAATTCCTATTATTTTTCATAAAGAAATTTACGCCATTCCTTGCGTATTGGGTAGTTTGATGTTTGTAGGAATTAAAGAAATTTCTTTTTTGCACGAATATACTTCCTTGATTAGCATCTTGTTTATTATCGTTTTTAGATACATTGTTATCAAAAAATCGCTCGAACTGCCAAAGATAGATTAA
- the rlmB gene encoding 23S rRNA (guanosine(2251)-2'-O)-methyltransferase RlmB has product MEHQIFGIRAIIEAILAGKNIDKVFIQKEIKSDLMQELFKTMKSHNINFSYVPIEKLNKLTKQNHQGAVASISPVEFVDIETLVESTLEKKDNPLFLILDQLSDARNFGAIIRTAECTGVDGIIVQKQGAAPVNGDTVKTSAGAIYNIPICKVDHIKDAVFYLQGSGITTIAATEKTDNHLYDLDLKVPIAIIMGSEDKGVNPSVLKIADKKAKLPMYGVISSLNVSVACGAFLYEAIRQRFSTIND; this is encoded by the coding sequence ATGGAACATCAAATATTTGGAATCAGAGCCATCATCGAAGCCATTTTGGCAGGAAAAAATATTGACAAAGTTTTTATTCAAAAGGAAATAAAAAGTGATTTGATGCAAGAATTGTTTAAAACAATGAAATCGCACAATATCAACTTTAGCTATGTACCTATTGAAAAACTAAACAAACTAACCAAACAAAATCATCAAGGGGCTGTTGCAAGTATTTCTCCTGTTGAATTTGTTGACATAGAAACCTTGGTTGAAAGTACTTTGGAAAAGAAAGACAATCCACTGTTTTTGATATTAGACCAATTGTCAGATGCTCGAAATTTTGGTGCAATCATACGTACAGCAGAATGTACTGGAGTTGATGGCATCATCGTGCAAAAACAAGGAGCAGCCCCTGTAAATGGAGATACTGTAAAAACCTCAGCAGGTGCTATTTACAACATTCCTATTTGCAAAGTAGATCATATCAAAGATGCCGTATTTTATTTACAAGGTTCGGGGATAACAACCATTGCCGCTACCGAAAAGACTGATAATCATTTATATGATTTGGATTTAAAAGTACCGATTGCAATCATCATGGGGTCTGAAGACAAAGGGGTAAATCCTTCTGTTCTGAAAATTGCTGATAAAAAAGCAAAATTGCCAATGTACGGGGTGATTTCTTCATTAAATGTTTCTGTTGCTTGTGGTGCGTTTTTGTATGAAGCTATTAGGCAAAGATTTTCAACAATTAATGATTAA
- a CDS encoding glutaminyl-peptide cyclotransferase: MNNYKILTLACVTTLFTACNDKKNTPDLIVNFDTTLLKNSYQSGEKIDLKVIAPENKTIDSVQYFLNDVKITSSKGANPDSYTLENVKFGARILKSLAYIDGKSYESSLEIKILPKDAPEIWSYGIINTFDHDQTAYTQGLEFYGGNLIESTGNGAGASGKRGKSSIRKVDPRTGAVLKKVELDDSIFGEGATVLNNKIYQLTYKNNEAYVYNAETLEKEATLPYFKNMEGWGLTNDGTYLYMTDGTDKLYKINPKDFSLVEELYIATERGTVPTINELEWVNGKIYANFYGTDLIGVIDPTTGRVEAVIDFKGLKTDLNDHIDQDVFNGIAYNRATDTFFVTGKNWDKIFEVRINK; the protein is encoded by the coding sequence ATGAACAACTATAAAATACTAACATTAGCCTGTGTAACTACCCTATTCACAGCATGTAACGACAAAAAAAACACACCTGACTTGATTGTAAATTTTGATACTACTCTATTGAAAAATAGTTATCAATCGGGTGAAAAAATCGATTTAAAAGTGATTGCACCCGAAAATAAAACCATCGATTCGGTGCAATATTTTCTAAATGATGTAAAAATTACTTCATCAAAAGGAGCAAATCCTGATTCTTATACTTTGGAAAATGTAAAGTTTGGAGCGAGAATTTTAAAATCTTTGGCATATATTGATGGAAAATCATACGAATCGTCTTTGGAAATAAAAATTCTTCCTAAAGATGCTCCTGAGATATGGTCGTACGGTATCATCAACACCTTTGACCACGACCAAACTGCCTATACACAAGGTTTGGAATTTTACGGTGGCAATCTCATCGAAAGTACTGGAAACGGTGCAGGTGCATCGGGTAAACGTGGGAAATCGAGCATAAGAAAAGTAGATCCAAGAACGGGTGCGGTATTGAAAAAAGTAGAATTGGACGATTCAATCTTTGGTGAAGGAGCTACCGTTTTGAACAACAAAATCTATCAGTTGACCTACAAAAACAACGAGGCGTATGTATATAACGCTGAAACTTTGGAAAAAGAAGCGACATTGCCTTATTTCAAAAACATGGAAGGTTGGGGATTGACCAACGACGGTACCTATCTATATATGACAGACGGTACGGACAAATTGTACAAAATCAATCCGAAAGATTTTTCATTGGTAGAAGAATTGTACATCGCAACCGAGAGAGGTACTGTACCTACCATCAACGAATTGGAATGGGTAAATGGAAAGATTTATGCCAACTTTTACGGTACGGATTTGATTGGAGTAATCGACCCAACTACAGGTCGTGTAGAAGCTGTAATTGATTTCAAAGGGTTGAAAACAGACCTAAACGACCACATCGACCAAGACGTTTTCAATGGTATTGCGTACAATCGTGCAACGGATACATTTTTCGTTACAGGGAAAAATTGGGATAAGATTTTTGAAGTACGTATCAATAAATAA
- a CDS encoding DNA alkylation repair protein, whose amino-acid sequence MYYEQLNQIFQSLANPVEAQGMSAYMKNLFSFYGIKSPIRKEASKEILSQLKKEKEIQWDFVHKCWENPHRELQYVALEYLKSIKKRLTPQDIPALKNLALQKSWWDSIDVFDRVIGDIVLRNPEIENLMIEWSLDENFWLRRIAIDHQLLRKSDTNTSLLKTIILNNLGQKEFFINKAIGWSLRDYSKTNPDWVRNFVEKYKNELSNLSIREATKYL is encoded by the coding sequence ATGTACTACGAACAACTCAATCAGATATTTCAATCGTTGGCAAACCCCGTGGAAGCTCAAGGAATGAGTGCATATATGAAAAACCTTTTTTCTTTTTACGGTATCAAATCTCCTATCAGAAAAGAGGCGTCTAAAGAAATTCTTTCACAATTGAAAAAAGAAAAGGAAATTCAATGGGATTTTGTACATAAATGTTGGGAAAACCCACATAGAGAATTACAATATGTTGCTCTTGAATACCTAAAGAGTATAAAAAAACGATTGACCCCTCAGGATATTCCTGCTTTGAAAAATCTGGCTTTGCAAAAATCGTGGTGGGATAGCATCGATGTTTTTGACCGTGTGATTGGTGATATCGTTTTGAGAAATCCAGAAATAGAAAATCTAATGATTGAATGGAGTTTGGACGAAAATTTTTGGCTGCGACGCATTGCCATCGACCATCAATTATTGAGAAAAAGCGACACCAATACGTCTCTTCTAAAGACGATTATACTAAACAATTTGGGACAAAAAGAGTTTTTTATAAACAAAGCCATCGGTTGGTCATTGAGAGATTATAGCAAAACAAACCCTGATTGGGTAAGAAATTTTGTGGAAAAATACAAAAATGAACTAAGCAATCTGAGTATCAGAGAAGCTACTAAATACCTATAA
- a CDS encoding chloride channel protein, with product MKTTKQRWKHTFLKILRNVEGILYLLKNVLSERQFIYVCCVLVGISSSLAVIFLKSFAHFVYELTTKIDAIYHLPFSNSIFPVIGILLTVWVVQKILNGKIEKGAGQILIAVAKKSGIMPKKQMYAQIITSSLTVGMGGSAGLESPITITGAAFGSNFAQEYRLSYKNRTLLLACGVAAGIAAAFNAPIAGVLFAIEVVLADMSVSAFIPLMISSATGAIVSAITLKDNILLSFKQQLSFDYTNTHYYILLGILAGFFAVYHARTFRKVEDILAKKAWSPYKKALLGASILAVMIFIFPPLFGEGYESIKLLAEDKGSYVLENTIVSRFSDNAWGVWSFVLLTFFVKCIATGLTLGSGGNGGNFAPSLFVGSYLGYGVAKFIELLGLKNLPIENFTIVGMAGVLSGLFHAPLTAIFLIAEITGGYGLMVPLLIVSSLSFSISKRYDKYSMDIYHIADKGIVFTSDKDQNILSKIEMQHLVVSVNTLHYNQSFMDVQEIFKNNTQTVIPIVNDENQYVGVIDYQKVKNILFDNFEIKYQKITNYLEQIPSITTKSSASYALRVMEQHEKDFVIITQQQKVEGIVYKKKIMKKYRENLINLRIE from the coding sequence TTGAAAACAACCAAACAACGCTGGAAACACACATTCTTGAAAATACTTCGCAATGTAGAGGGGATTTTGTATTTGCTGAAAAATGTTTTATCAGAGCGACAGTTTATTTATGTGTGTTGTGTGTTGGTGGGAATTTCTTCTTCATTGGCTGTGATTTTCTTGAAGAGTTTCGCTCATTTTGTATATGAATTGACTACCAAAATCGATGCAATTTATCATTTGCCGTTTAGTAACAGTATTTTTCCCGTGATTGGTATTTTGCTTACCGTGTGGGTAGTACAAAAAATACTGAATGGGAAAATCGAAAAAGGAGCAGGGCAGATACTCATTGCGGTTGCCAAAAAATCGGGCATTATGCCCAAAAAACAAATGTATGCCCAAATCATCACTTCCTCTCTGACTGTAGGTATGGGAGGTTCTGCGGGATTGGAGTCACCGATTACGATTACTGGAGCTGCCTTTGGTTCCAACTTTGCACAAGAATATCGATTGTCGTATAAAAATCGTACGCTCTTATTGGCTTGTGGAGTGGCTGCTGGTATCGCCGCCGCCTTCAACGCACCCATTGCAGGAGTACTGTTTGCTATCGAGGTAGTGTTGGCAGATATGAGTGTTTCGGCATTTATTCCTCTGATGATTTCATCGGCTACAGGTGCTATTGTTTCGGCTATTACCTTGAAAGATAATATTTTACTATCTTTCAAGCAACAGTTATCATTTGATTATACCAACACACATTATTATATATTACTGGGTATTTTAGCAGGTTTTTTTGCCGTTTATCACGCCCGAACTTTTAGAAAAGTAGAAGATATTTTAGCCAAAAAAGCATGGTCGCCGTACAAAAAAGCCTTGTTAGGTGCTTCGATATTGGCGGTTATGATTTTTATTTTTCCACCCTTGTTTGGTGAGGGATACGAGAGCATCAAATTGTTGGCAGAAGACAAAGGAAGTTATGTTTTGGAAAATACCATTGTTTCAAGATTTAGTGATAATGCGTGGGGTGTTTGGAGCTTTGTATTGCTTACATTCTTTGTAAAATGTATCGCCACAGGTCTGACTTTGGGTTCGGGAGGAAATGGAGGAAACTTTGCCCCGTCCTTGTTCGTAGGTTCGTATTTGGGCTATGGAGTTGCAAAATTTATCGAATTGTTGGGGTTGAAAAACCTTCCGATTGAAAATTTTACCATTGTAGGTATGGCGGGCGTTCTCAGTGGATTGTTTCACGCTCCCTTGACGGCGATTTTCTTGATTGCAGAGATTACAGGTGGATACGGTTTGATGGTGCCACTTTTGATTGTTTCATCCTTGAGTTTTTCTATTTCAAAGAGATACGATAAATATTCGATGGATATTTATCACATTGCAGACAAGGGGATTGTTTTCACCTCAGACAAAGACCAAAATATTTTGAGTAAAATCGAAATGCAGCATTTGGTAGTTTCGGTCAATACATTGCATTACAACCAATCGTTTATGGATGTACAAGAGATTTTTAAAAATAACACTCAAACGGTTATTCCGATTGTAAACGATGAAAATCAATATGTAGGAGTCATCGATTATCAAAAGGTAAAAAACATACTTTTTGACAATTTTGAAATAAAATACCAAAAAATCACGAATTATTTAGAGCAAATTCCTTCGATTACGACCAAATCTTCGGCAAGTTATGCTTTGAGAGTGATGGAACAACATGAGAAAGATTTTGTCATCATCACCCAACAACAAAAAGTAGAAGGTATTGTTTACAAGAAAAAAATCATGAAAAAATACCGTGAAAATCTAATCAATTTGAGAATTGAATAA
- the fabD gene encoding ACP S-malonyltransferase yields MKALVFPGQGAQFSGMGKDLYENYEIAKQLFDSANEILGFDIKKIMFEGTDEELKQTKVTQPAVFLHSVIQAKTIENFTPDMVAGHSLGEFSALVASGVLSFEDGLKLVSQRAMAMQKACEITPSTMAAVLNLEDAIVEDICEKVEGTVVAANYNCPGQLVISGETKAVEKACELLKEAGAKRALILPVSGGFHSPMMEPAREELAKAIENTTFNAPICPVYQNVTATAITDPTEIKKNLITQLTAPVKWTQSVRQMIADGATSFSEVGPGKVLIGLINKIDKTVETVKL; encoded by the coding sequence ATGAAAGCATTAGTATTTCCTGGACAAGGAGCACAATTTTCCGGAATGGGAAAAGATTTATATGAAAATTATGAAATTGCTAAACAATTGTTTGACAGTGCCAACGAAATCTTAGGGTTTGACATCAAAAAAATCATGTTTGAGGGTACTGACGAAGAACTAAAACAAACAAAAGTTACTCAACCAGCTGTATTTTTACACTCTGTAATACAAGCTAAAACTATAGAAAACTTTACTCCTGATATGGTAGCTGGACACTCTTTAGGTGAGTTTTCTGCCTTGGTAGCAAGTGGTGTATTGTCATTTGAAGACGGATTGAAATTGGTTTCTCAAAGAGCAATGGCTATGCAAAAAGCTTGTGAAATCACTCCATCGACTATGGCAGCTGTTTTGAATTTAGAAGACGCTATTGTTGAAGATATCTGCGAAAAAGTAGAAGGAACGGTAGTTGCTGCCAACTACAACTGCCCTGGTCAATTGGTAATTTCTGGTGAAACGAAAGCTGTAGAAAAAGCCTGCGAATTACTAAAAGAAGCTGGTGCAAAACGTGCCTTGATATTGCCTGTAAGCGGTGGTTTCCACTCGCCTATGATGGAACCTGCAAGAGAAGAATTGGCAAAAGCTATCGAAAACACTACTTTCAACGCTCCAATCTGTCCAGTTTATCAAAATGTTACAGCTACCGCTATTACTGACCCTACGGAAATCAAGAAAAACTTGATCACTCAATTGACTGCTCCTGTAAAATGGACGCAATCGGTTCGTCAAATGATTGCTGATGGTGCAACTTCTTTTTCTGAAGTAGGCCCTGGTAAAGTTTTGATTGGATTAATCAACAAAATTGATAAGACAGTAGAAACAGTAAAATTGTAA